A genomic region of Luteitalea sp. contains the following coding sequences:
- a CDS encoding glycosyltransferase, whose protein sequence is MKNPRVSVVTPVYNGAPYLRECIESVLAQDYPNWDYTIVDNCSTDGTREIADEYVARDPRIRVVSNATFAPVMANHNIAARQISPESKYCKFVLADDWLFPECLSRMVAVAEAHPSVAIVGAYGLRGAEVWWYGLPYPSTVVAGREVCRLKLLAGVYPFGTPTSVLYRANTVRSRQAFFNEANLHADKEVCLDVLQDHDFGFVHQVLSFTRTDNDSLTSSYRRFIPHWPARLDDLVRYGPVYLTEAEREQCLTTHLTRYYAFLARFVLEVRDREVFAFHREKLRELGHPLSRVRLTRAIISRVLDLALNPGQSLSSVWRHARRRGLAESMVRSVVVRGSEGQDAGSSLAQLATVDTGKPGLSRAERDL, encoded by the coding sequence ATGAAGAATCCGCGGGTGAGTGTGGTCACACCGGTCTACAACGGCGCGCCGTATCTGCGAGAGTGTATCGAGAGCGTGCTGGCTCAGGACTATCCCAATTGGGATTACACAATCGTCGACAACTGCAGCACCGATGGCACGCGAGAGATCGCAGACGAGTACGTGGCGCGTGACCCGCGCATCCGCGTCGTGAGCAACGCGACATTTGCACCGGTGATGGCCAATCACAATATCGCTGCGCGCCAGATTTCGCCCGAGAGCAAGTACTGCAAGTTCGTCTTGGCGGATGATTGGCTCTTCCCCGAGTGCCTGTCGCGCATGGTGGCGGTGGCTGAGGCACACCCATCGGTGGCCATCGTCGGCGCCTATGGGCTTCGCGGCGCAGAGGTGTGGTGGTATGGTCTGCCTTACCCGAGCACGGTCGTTGCGGGACGAGAGGTGTGCCGGCTCAAGCTTCTCGCCGGCGTCTATCCGTTCGGCACGCCCACGTCAGTGCTGTATCGTGCGAACACCGTCCGGAGCCGGCAGGCGTTCTTCAACGAAGCAAACCTGCATGCGGACAAGGAAGTCTGCCTGGACGTGTTGCAGGATCATGACTTCGGCTTCGTGCATCAGGTCCTCAGCTTCACGCGTACCGACAACGACTCTCTGACTTCCTCGTATCGACGATTCATACCGCACTGGCCGGCGAGGCTCGATGATCTCGTCCGCTATGGTCCCGTTTATCTCACCGAGGCGGAGCGCGAGCAGTGCCTCACGACGCACCTCACACGCTACTATGCGTTCTTGGCGCGCTTTGTCCTCGAGGTACGCGATCGAGAGGTCTTCGCATTCCATCGAGAGAAGCTGAGAGAGCTCGGTCATCCATTGAGCCGTGTGCGATTGACGCGTGCGATCATCTCGAGAGTGCTGGATCTCGCCCTCAACCCGGGGCAATCCCTGAGCAGTGTGTGGCGACACGCGAGACGACGCGGGCTCGCAGAGTCGATGGTGCGGAGTGTAGTCGTGCGAGGAAGCGAAGGGCAAGATGCGGGCTCGTCGCTGGCCCAACTCGCGACGGTGGATACGGGCAAGCCGGGCCTATCGCGCGCGGAAAGAGATCTCTAG